A portion of the Stigmatella aurantiaca DW4/3-1 genome contains these proteins:
- a CDS encoding cupin domain-containing protein — protein MFKADGDETARAYSISEWWLEPNTTGPGAHAHPEDDVFFVIEGTMSILIGKKWIDAPPGSFVLVPGGVTHDFENRSQQRAGMLNFTPGVFEPEMEGIAQWFKDHPAGDVR, from the coding sequence GTGTTCAAGGCCGATGGCGACGAGACGGCGCGGGCCTACTCCATCTCCGAATGGTGGCTCGAGCCGAACACCACGGGCCCCGGTGCGCACGCGCACCCGGAGGATGATGTGTTCTTCGTCATCGAAGGAACGATGAGCATCCTGATTGGGAAGAAGTGGATCGACGCACCCCCCGGCTCATTTGTGCTCGTGCCTGGCGGGGTGACCCACGATTTCGAGAATCGGAGTCAGCAGAGGGCAGGGATGCTCAACTTCACCCCGGGCGTCTTCGAGCCCGAGATGGAGGGCATTGCCCAGTGGTTCAAGGATCATCCCGCGGGGGATGTGCGCTGA
- a CDS encoding amidase: MSYQRAPVKAPRMSGVALKAMVNTLERGVVGPVLVEKLMRDSGIEQWRELSAGDAPPIQYPLPPGAPAAEPQTPLEQAARAIATSPVTLERETVATFARAYRDGTTDPVAVVKRAHAAIERLDGGADRLGLFIARKPEEVLSAAEASSERLRAGMPLSVLDGVPVVLKDEVDLAGFPTTLGTTYRTEVARADSTVAARLKAAGALILGKANMNEIGINPIGLNPHYGAARNPWNRGHITGGSSSASSAAVAAGLCPLSIGADGGGSIRIPAALCGIVGLKATWGRIPETGVPPLCWNVAHVGPMGLTVDDVAAMYAILAGPDGHDVVARDQPVHHLSRYEDGSLQGIRLGVCTPYFEDADPDVVTRCKDALRALTDAGATVVELPPPDLNAILWTHSCIILSEMAEAVLPQLKARASVFGLDSRANLALGRQFRATDFVHALRHRHRLTRELLALMADVDVLVTPTTACTAPAIPESTLPAGESNLPVVDALMRFVRLANLTGNPALSVPAGFDRAGLPVGVHLTGRPYEEHLLLRLGRVVERAAECRTPSTHVRVLG, translated from the coding sequence ATGTCCTATCAACGCGCTCCGGTGAAGGCTCCCAGGATGTCGGGTGTGGCCCTTAAGGCCATGGTGAACACGCTGGAGCGGGGCGTCGTCGGCCCCGTGCTGGTGGAGAAGTTGATGCGGGACAGCGGCATCGAGCAGTGGCGCGAGCTGTCCGCGGGCGATGCTCCCCCCATCCAGTACCCCTTGCCCCCTGGCGCGCCCGCAGCCGAGCCTCAGACGCCGCTGGAGCAGGCCGCTCGCGCCATAGCCACGTCGCCCGTGACGCTGGAACGGGAGACGGTGGCCACGTTCGCCCGGGCCTATCGGGACGGGACAACGGACCCTGTGGCCGTGGTGAAGCGGGCCCATGCGGCCATCGAACGGTTGGACGGCGGCGCGGATCGCCTGGGCCTCTTTATCGCCCGCAAGCCGGAGGAGGTGCTGAGCGCAGCGGAGGCTTCCTCGGAGCGGCTGCGCGCGGGCATGCCCCTGAGCGTGCTGGACGGCGTGCCCGTGGTGCTCAAGGACGAGGTGGACCTGGCCGGGTTTCCCACCACGCTGGGCACCACGTACCGCACGGAGGTGGCTCGGGCGGACTCGACGGTCGCCGCGCGCTTGAAGGCTGCGGGCGCCCTCATCCTGGGCAAGGCCAACATGAATGAAATTGGCATCAACCCCATCGGGTTGAACCCGCACTACGGCGCCGCGCGCAACCCGTGGAACCGGGGCCACATCACCGGCGGCAGCTCCAGTGCTTCCAGCGCCGCCGTGGCCGCGGGCCTGTGTCCGCTGAGCATCGGCGCGGACGGAGGCGGCTCCATCCGCATCCCCGCCGCGCTCTGCGGCATCGTGGGCCTCAAGGCCACCTGGGGCCGTATCCCGGAGACGGGCGTGCCGCCGCTGTGCTGGAACGTGGCGCACGTGGGCCCCATGGGCCTCACCGTGGACGACGTCGCCGCGATGTATGCGATTCTGGCCGGGCCGGATGGCCACGACGTCGTCGCACGCGACCAGCCCGTGCACCACCTGTCACGCTATGAGGACGGCTCGCTCCAGGGAATCCGCCTGGGCGTGTGCACGCCCTACTTCGAGGACGCGGACCCCGATGTCGTCACACGCTGCAAGGACGCCCTGCGCGCCCTCACCGACGCGGGCGCCACGGTGGTGGAGCTTCCCCCGCCCGACCTCAACGCCATCCTCTGGACGCACAGCTGCATCATCCTGAGCGAGATGGCCGAGGCGGTGCTGCCCCAACTCAAGGCCCGCGCGTCCGTGTTCGGTCTGGACTCGCGCGCCAACTTGGCGCTGGGCCGCCAGTTCCGGGCCACGGACTTCGTCCACGCCCTGCGGCACCGGCACCGGCTGACCCGTGAGCTCCTGGCGCTGATGGCGGACGTGGACGTGCTCGTCACCCCCACCACCGCGTGCACCGCGCCCGCCATTCCCGAGTCCACGCTCCCCGCAGGCGAGTCCAACCTGCCCGTGGTAGACGCGCTCATGCGCTTCGTCCGCCTGGCGAACCTCACCGGCAACCCCGCCCTTTCCGTCCCCGCGGGCTTTGACCGAGCGGGTCTGCCCGTGGGCGTGCACCTTACCGGGCGGCCTTACGAGGAGCACCTCCTCCTGCGCCTGGGCCGTGTGGTGGAGCGGGCAGCCGAGTGCCGCACCCCGTCAACCCACGTCCGCGTCCTCGGATGA
- the tnpB gene encoding IS66 family insertion sequence element accessory protein TnpB (TnpB, as the term is used for proteins encoded by IS66 family insertion elements, is considered an accessory protein, since TnpC, encoded by a neighboring gene, is a DDE family transposase.), translated as MLRLPEGVRIWVATAPCDMRKQADGLSALVESSLGQQPRSGHLFVFFSKRMDFVRILFWDTNGYCTVSKRLETGRFRVPAPVEGQAAVHLEARQLAELLALVESSGAARRKPVH; from the coding sequence GTGCTGAGGCTGCCGGAGGGAGTGCGAATCTGGGTGGCGACGGCGCCGTGCGACATGCGCAAACAGGCCGATGGGCTCAGTGCGCTGGTGGAGAGCAGTCTGGGGCAGCAGCCGAGGTCGGGGCACCTCTTCGTCTTCTTCTCCAAGCGCATGGACTTCGTGCGCATTCTCTTCTGGGACACCAATGGGTACTGCACTGTCAGCAAGCGGCTGGAGACCGGACGCTTCCGGGTACCAGCGCCGGTAGAGGGCCAGGCCGCGGTGCATCTGGAGGCGCGGCAGTTGGCGGAGTTACTGGCGCTGGTGGAATCTTCAGGCGCGGCGCGGCGCAAGCCGGTGCACTGA
- a CDS encoding IS5-like element ISStau10 family transposase has translation MAEPWVSDELWRKLEPLLPQPRRKDRHVQFAGSKRTDPRRIFSGIVFVLRTGVPWRALPATGAFPSGYTCRLWLLRWHRAGVWKRLSQLLLAELRSKGRLHWTHAVVDSSSVRAPSGGRKTGPSPVDRRKLGTKHHVITDAMGTPLAVTLTGANRNDITQLLPLVDELPRVRGKRGSPKQKPQKLYADRGYDSDSHRLQLKKRHIEPYIARRRTAHGSGLGRKRSVVERTLSWLHQFRKLEIREEHSVATYKALADLALCLIYERLLES, from the coding sequence ATGGCTGAACCCTGGGTGTCAGATGAACTGTGGCGAAAACTCGAACCGCTGCTGCCGCAGCCTCGAAGAAAGGATCGCCACGTGCAATTCGCTGGGAGCAAGAGGACCGACCCTCGCCGGATCTTCAGCGGCATCGTGTTCGTGTTGCGAACAGGCGTTCCCTGGCGCGCATTGCCTGCCACCGGTGCTTTTCCCTCGGGTTATACTTGCCGTCTCTGGTTGTTGAGGTGGCATCGGGCGGGTGTTTGGAAGCGATTGAGCCAACTTCTCTTGGCGGAACTGAGAAGCAAGGGGCGACTCCATTGGACGCATGCAGTTGTTGATAGCAGTTCCGTACGCGCCCCCAGCGGAGGCCGAAAAACCGGCCCCAGCCCCGTTGACCGAAGAAAGCTTGGCACCAAGCATCACGTTATCACCGATGCCATGGGGACACCCCTTGCCGTGACTCTCACCGGGGCAAACAGGAATGACATCACCCAACTTCTCCCCTTGGTGGATGAGCTTCCCCGTGTCCGCGGAAAGCGGGGCAGCCCCAAACAGAAGCCGCAGAAACTCTACGCAGATCGGGGCTATGATTCCGACTCCCACCGACTGCAGTTGAAGAAACGGCATATTGAGCCCTATATCGCCCGGCGACGAACTGCTCATGGAAGTGGTTTGGGCAGGAAACGCTCAGTCGTTGAACGCACGCTCTCTTGGCTCCATCAGTTCCGAAAGCTGGAGATCCGGGAGGAGCACTCGGTTGCAACCTACAAGGCTCTTGCTGACCTGGCTCTCTGCCTCATCTACGAGCGCCTGCTGGAGTCGTAA
- a CDS encoding glycoside hydrolase family 5 protein, with the protein MKNSPLLLMLAVLHLCGTAMADAEPGHLEGPERAGLAAAQCNPRVPLSTRGRYIVDRCGERFKLKSINWFGASDQLEVVGGLDKQKLSDLVTGMKVLGFNSVRLPFSNNMLHPDNTKPAAQRCLEKYGVTCIDTAKNPELLNKTALEVYDAVVAELTRQGLVVILNNHTTKSMWCCGWDGNGFWDSSQALQRWQDDWVMMAGRYQGNKWVAGADLRNEVRPDGLDSPNWGMRNQHDWHMAAQTMGNLVLRMNPDLLIVVEAVNWWGLLDGERPQLKPVRQRPIALLRGDKLVYAVHNYGYTGPNQSGGSLGSGPKYSDMDRPTLHGTLDQEWGFVLAANQAYTAPVWMSEFGIGYNEQAANSRAWFSNLADYLIDKDVDWAYWAINAAKLQNSVQGEDETYGLWSYPDWSGVRSGDWRLGTGPLGRLLGADGRTGAVDATRFLPMTVLLKNGSSTNYVDNNSLDFDWHSGKAKVSCPRGYRMVGVSGSFSILCTNAGAVPAQQGTGSHQTITQEVSPLRYPGDWANQSIKFECPTGSYAVGISTANPFWLELAGLLCEQNAGGIPLNSKSAKDFWGGDQRASLSGGDWSVGQRKGQCADNQYLIGLAHRRSGLADYPSVVLCSN; encoded by the coding sequence ATGAAGAACAGTCCTCTGTTGTTGATGTTGGCGGTGCTCCACCTGTGCGGCACAGCAATGGCCGACGCCGAGCCAGGCCACCTCGAAGGCCCCGAGCGTGCCGGACTGGCTGCGGCGCAGTGCAACCCGCGCGTTCCGCTGAGCACCCGGGGCCGGTACATCGTCGACCGCTGCGGAGAGCGCTTCAAGCTGAAGTCCATCAACTGGTTCGGCGCGAGCGATCAGCTCGAGGTGGTGGGAGGCCTGGACAAGCAAAAGCTGTCGGACCTTGTCACAGGAATGAAGGTGCTGGGCTTCAACTCCGTCCGGCTGCCGTTTTCCAACAACATGCTGCATCCGGACAACACCAAGCCCGCGGCGCAGCGGTGTCTGGAGAAGTACGGCGTCACGTGTATCGACACCGCGAAGAACCCGGAGCTCTTGAACAAGACGGCGCTCGAGGTCTACGACGCCGTCGTGGCGGAGCTGACGCGACAGGGGCTGGTGGTCATCCTGAACAACCACACGACGAAGTCCATGTGGTGCTGTGGCTGGGATGGCAATGGCTTCTGGGACAGCAGCCAGGCCCTGCAACGGTGGCAGGACGACTGGGTGATGATGGCGGGGCGCTACCAGGGCAACAAGTGGGTGGCCGGAGCTGACCTGCGCAACGAGGTGCGTCCGGACGGGCTGGACAGTCCCAACTGGGGTATGCGCAACCAGCATGACTGGCACATGGCAGCTCAGACGATGGGCAATCTGGTGCTGCGGATGAACCCCGACCTGCTCATCGTCGTCGAGGCGGTCAACTGGTGGGGACTCCTGGACGGAGAGCGTCCACAGCTGAAACCCGTGAGGCAGCGGCCCATTGCCCTGTTGCGTGGAGACAAGCTCGTCTACGCCGTGCACAACTATGGCTACACCGGGCCGAATCAGTCGGGTGGCTCGCTGGGCAGCGGTCCGAAGTACAGCGACATGGACAGGCCAACGCTCCACGGCACGCTGGACCAAGAGTGGGGCTTTGTGCTCGCGGCGAATCAGGCGTACACCGCGCCAGTCTGGATGAGCGAGTTCGGCATCGGCTACAACGAGCAGGCGGCCAACTCCCGGGCGTGGTTCAGCAACCTCGCGGACTACCTGATCGACAAGGACGTCGACTGGGCCTACTGGGCCATCAACGCGGCGAAGTTGCAGAACTCGGTGCAGGGGGAGGACGAGACATACGGTCTGTGGAGCTACCCGGACTGGAGTGGCGTGCGCAGCGGTGACTGGCGGCTGGGGACGGGCCCCTTGGGCCGGCTGCTCGGTGCGGACGGGCGGACAGGCGCCGTGGATGCGACGCGCTTCCTGCCAATGACCGTCCTTCTGAAGAACGGAAGCTCCACCAACTACGTGGACAACAACTCGCTGGATTTCGACTGGCACTCGGGCAAGGCGAAAGTCAGCTGTCCGCGGGGCTATCGCATGGTGGGGGTGAGCGGGAGCTTCTCCATCCTCTGCACCAACGCGGGAGCCGTTCCCGCGCAGCAGGGCACGGGGAGCCACCAAACGATCACCCAGGAGGTCTCACCGTTGCGCTACCCGGGTGACTGGGCCAACCAGAGCATCAAGTTCGAGTGCCCCACGGGCTCCTACGCGGTGGGCATCTCCACGGCGAATCCGTTCTGGCTCGAGCTGGCGGGCCTGCTCTGCGAGCAGAATGCCGGTGGCATCCCTCTCAACAGCAAATCAGCGAAAGACTTCTGGGGAGGAGACCAGCGCGCATCGCTCTCGGGAGGCGACTGGAGCGTGGGCCAGCGCAAGGGGCAGTGCGCCGACAACCAATACCTCATCGGGTTGGCGCATCGCCGGAGCGGGCTCGCGGACTACCCGTCGGTGGTGCTCTGCTCCAACTGA
- a CDS encoding DUF1795 domain-containing protein, translating to MTTPNLIKHGALRLSLPEGWLDASQVVAVGPEERGFRPNLVVSIEPLRPGETLAQFTQRSLVHLRRLEGFSLAEERAATFGPHQGVLREYTFRIQGVLMAQYQFQILQNSVGYSFTYCQLPEKMAATRAVAEQFFATAQVSANPELAVSRVNTVLGARW from the coding sequence ATGACAACGCCCAACCTTATCAAGCACGGAGCCCTGCGGCTGTCCCTCCCGGAGGGCTGGCTCGACGCGAGCCAGGTGGTGGCCGTGGGTCCCGAAGAGCGAGGCTTCCGCCCCAACCTGGTGGTCTCGATCGAGCCCCTCCGTCCAGGCGAGACGCTCGCGCAGTTCACTCAACGTTCCCTGGTTCATCTGCGCAGGTTGGAGGGCTTCTCGCTGGCCGAGGAGCGCGCCGCCACCTTCGGTCCCCACCAGGGCGTGCTGCGCGAGTACACCTTCCGCATCCAGGGCGTCCTCATGGCCCAGTACCAGTTCCAGATCCTCCAGAACTCGGTGGGCTATTCCTTCACCTACTGCCAACTCCCGGAGAAGATGGCCGCCACGCGCGCGGTGGCCGAGCAGTTCTTCGCCACCGCCCAGGTGAGCGCAAACCCAGAGCTGGCGGTGTCCCGCGTCAATACGGTGCTCGGAGCGCGCTGGTAG
- the tnpC gene encoding IS66 family transposase, whose product MTTPRTVADERGQLEEEQQPPSEASDLEAVRAYMLQLVQEGHGEQAIELLLDLLGRLREAHSSTAVRLQQALRQLYGRRSEKVQPGQLQLLLELLTQPPPAAPEAGSTLASGAPAPVACAAPPADAPKTPPRRPALRGAKALPEHLERREVELKPSDEECTCPDCGKPRKVIGEDVSHRLELEPARFSMRVEKRPRLACPRCREGVAVAPASQAPLPGALPGPGLLAQLLVGKFRDGLPLYRQQGIFQQRHGVRLPTSTLGEWVAHASDVLLPGVQLLKQRTLGDGLLHTDDTGVRVLDSDDARGIKRGHLWPYVGQGGNVFVEYTPTWSGQGPQAVLATYKGYLVADGYAGYQPLFGPTSPRTEVGCRVGGDVAAPAPHSPGRADFPHPVLHGAVSLVVV is encoded by the coding sequence ATGACGACACCCAGGACAGTCGCCGACGAGCGGGGCCAGCTGGAAGAGGAGCAGCAGCCGCCCAGCGAGGCGAGCGACCTGGAGGCGGTGCGCGCGTACATGCTGCAGCTGGTGCAGGAGGGTCACGGCGAGCAAGCCATTGAGTTGCTGCTGGACCTCTTGGGCCGGCTGCGCGAGGCGCACTCGTCCACGGCGGTGCGACTGCAGCAGGCGCTGCGGCAGCTGTACGGGCGCAGGAGTGAGAAGGTGCAGCCAGGCCAGCTGCAGCTATTGCTGGAGCTACTCACCCAGCCTCCGCCCGCTGCACCCGAGGCCGGGTCCACCTTGGCCAGCGGCGCGCCCGCCCCGGTGGCCTGCGCCGCGCCACCCGCCGACGCGCCGAAGACGCCGCCCCGGCGCCCGGCTCTGCGCGGCGCCAAGGCGCTGCCGGAGCACCTGGAGCGGCGCGAGGTGGAGTTGAAGCCTTCGGACGAGGAGTGCACCTGCCCGGACTGCGGCAAGCCTCGCAAGGTCATCGGCGAGGACGTCAGCCACCGGCTGGAGCTGGAACCGGCGCGCTTCTCCATGCGGGTGGAGAAGCGGCCGAGGCTGGCGTGCCCGCGGTGCAGAGAGGGCGTGGCCGTCGCCCCCGCCAGCCAGGCGCCGCTGCCCGGAGCGCTGCCCGGCCCGGGCCTCTTGGCCCAGCTGCTGGTGGGCAAGTTTCGCGATGGGCTGCCGCTGTACCGCCAGCAGGGCATCTTCCAGCAACGCCACGGAGTCCGGCTGCCCACCTCCACCCTGGGCGAGTGGGTGGCCCATGCCAGCGACGTGCTGCTGCCAGGGGTGCAGCTTCTCAAGCAGCGCACCCTGGGCGACGGGCTGCTGCACACCGACGACACCGGCGTGCGCGTGCTGGACTCCGACGATGCGCGCGGCATCAAGCGAGGCCACCTGTGGCCTTACGTGGGCCAGGGCGGCAACGTCTTCGTCGAGTACACCCCCACCTGGAGTGGCCAAGGTCCCCAGGCGGTGCTGGCCACTTATAAAGGCTATCTCGTGGCCGACGGTTACGCGGGCTACCAGCCTCTCTTCGGCCCCACCTCGCCGCGCACGGAGGTGGGGTGCCGAGTAGGCGGGGACGTTGCCGCCCCCGCCCCTCACAGTCCCGGACGTGCAGATTTCCCGCATCCGGTTCTTCACGGTGCAGTTTCGCTCGTGGTGGTGTAG
- the ltrA gene encoding group II intron reverse transcriptase/maturase produces MSTKQARIAQLARSSPAMVLTSLNHHLDEEWLRYAYEQTRKDGAAGIDRQTAKDYEANLEVNLKSLLERIKSGRYKAPPVRRTYIPKADGSQRPLGIPTFEDKVAQRAIVLLLEPIYEQDFRPFSFGFRPGRSAHQALRELRSSILERNGRWVLDVDLRRYFDTIEHGKLREVLARRVADGVVRRMIDKWLKAGVLEEGPLLRLEQGTPQGGVISPLLANVYLHYVLDEWYEREVVPRMKGKCSLIRYADDLVMVFEDFLDCRRVLEVLGKRLAKYGLTLHPGKTRMVDFRFKRPGGGQHPATQATTFDFLGFTHVWGKSQRGKNVVYQVTAKSRYARAVKAVWEWCKRNRHRPLAEQHRRLSRAMLGHYAYYGITGNTRRVRWYAHRVQRAWYRWLSTRSRGGGGLRWRRYEQLLGRYPLPTPRVVHRYTTTSETAP; encoded by the coding sequence GTGTCAACGAAACAGGCGCGGATAGCCCAGCTGGCGCGAAGCTCCCCAGCCATGGTGCTCACCTCGCTGAACCACCACCTCGACGAGGAGTGGCTGAGGTACGCCTACGAGCAGACGCGAAAGGATGGGGCCGCAGGCATCGACAGGCAGACGGCGAAGGACTACGAGGCAAACCTGGAGGTGAACCTCAAGAGCCTCCTGGAGCGCATCAAGTCCGGTCGCTACAAAGCCCCGCCGGTGCGGCGTACCTACATTCCGAAGGCGGACGGCTCCCAGCGTCCCTTGGGCATTCCCACCTTCGAGGACAAGGTGGCGCAGCGAGCGATCGTGTTGTTGTTGGAGCCCATCTACGAGCAGGACTTCCGTCCCTTCTCGTTCGGGTTCCGGCCGGGGCGCTCCGCGCACCAGGCCCTGCGCGAGTTGCGCTCCAGCATCTTGGAGCGCAACGGACGGTGGGTGCTGGATGTGGATCTGCGGCGCTACTTCGACACGATTGAGCACGGCAAACTGAGGGAGGTGCTCGCCAGAAGAGTCGCGGACGGCGTTGTCCGGCGGATGATCGACAAGTGGTTGAAGGCAGGAGTACTGGAGGAGGGGCCGCTTCTTCGGCTGGAGCAGGGCACGCCGCAAGGTGGGGTCATCTCTCCGCTGCTGGCCAACGTCTACCTGCACTACGTGCTGGACGAGTGGTACGAGCGGGAGGTGGTACCGAGGATGAAGGGGAAGTGCTCCCTCATCCGATACGCTGACGATCTCGTGATGGTATTCGAGGACTTCCTGGACTGCCGACGCGTCCTCGAGGTGCTGGGCAAGAGGCTTGCGAAGTACGGCCTCACTCTGCACCCCGGGAAGACGCGGATGGTGGACTTCCGCTTCAAGCGGCCAGGAGGCGGTCAGCACCCGGCCACGCAGGCAACGACATTCGACTTCCTGGGCTTCACCCACGTGTGGGGGAAGTCACAGAGAGGGAAGAACGTCGTCTACCAGGTCACGGCGAAGAGCCGATACGCCCGTGCGGTGAAGGCTGTGTGGGAGTGGTGCAAACGCAACCGGCACCGGCCGCTCGCAGAGCAGCATCGGCGGCTGAGCCGGGCCATGCTCGGGCACTACGCCTACTACGGCATCACCGGTAACACGCGGCGCGTACGCTGGTATGCCCACCGGGTGCAGAGAGCCTGGTACCGGTGGCTGTCGACACGCTCACGCGGCGGAGGCGGCCTCAGGTGGCGACGCTACGAGCAACTTCTCGGCCGGTATCCCCTGCCCACACCACGGGTTGTCCACCGCTACACCACCACGAGCGAAACTGCACCGTGA
- the tnpA gene encoding IS66 family insertion sequence element accessory protein TnpA: MMTTRTAATTTRAEPAWLVAARQSRWTLEVAAQVVRAWKAEGGTQSAFMRRHGLPRERLRFWTRRLAEKPEGPPPLGFVPVEVEPVASREEAVEVEVGGVRVRVDGGASQALVARVLRAVKEVQGC; the protein is encoded by the coding sequence ATGATGACGACCCGTACAGCAGCGACGACGACAAGAGCGGAGCCAGCGTGGTTGGTAGCCGCGCGGCAGTCGAGATGGACCCTGGAGGTGGCCGCGCAGGTGGTGCGCGCGTGGAAGGCGGAGGGAGGCACGCAGTCGGCCTTCATGCGTCGGCATGGCCTGCCGCGCGAGCGACTGCGCTTCTGGACGCGGCGGCTGGCCGAGAAACCGGAAGGGCCGCCCCCGTTGGGCTTCGTGCCGGTGGAGGTGGAGCCCGTTGCGTCGCGCGAGGAAGCGGTAGAGGTGGAGGTGGGAGGGGTGCGAGTACGGGTGGACGGGGGAGCCAGCCAGGCGCTGGTGGCGCGGGTGCTGCGTGCGGTGAAGGAGGTGCAGGGGTGCTGA
- a CDS encoding peptidoglycan-binding domain-containing protein: MGPKTWAKLNSAAAPSAPGGSGPTLKQGQSGAPVTALQNRLNQLGFNAGAADGQFGPKTTAAVKAFQHSKGLVADGVVGPKTWNQLGIKVGGTPTTPPSTGGVRGSSALANNARSVALGMGGYSSQGLCATGVSRAIQNTYGIKVWGNGNQIDNNLPKDKFKQVNLSLAEALKIPGLVLTWEKTSTRLGSIYGHTAITSGDGRSSYSDFVESNTLGATGRSGFKVFMPI; the protein is encoded by the coding sequence GTGGGGCCAAAGACCTGGGCCAAGCTGAATAGCGCGGCAGCTCCTTCGGCTCCGGGCGGTAGCGGCCCCACGCTCAAGCAAGGCCAGAGTGGCGCTCCGGTGACCGCGCTTCAGAACCGCCTCAATCAGCTCGGCTTCAATGCCGGTGCGGCGGATGGCCAGTTCGGTCCGAAGACCACCGCGGCGGTGAAGGCGTTCCAGCACTCGAAGGGCCTGGTCGCCGATGGCGTCGTCGGGCCGAAGACCTGGAACCAGCTCGGCATCAAGGTGGGCGGCACGCCCACGACCCCCCCCAGCACCGGTGGCGTGCGCGGCAGCTCCGCTCTCGCCAACAACGCCCGCTCGGTGGCGTTGGGCATGGGCGGCTACTCGAGCCAGGGCCTTTGCGCCACGGGCGTGAGCCGCGCCATTCAGAACACCTACGGCATCAAGGTGTGGGGCAACGGCAACCAGATCGACAACAACCTGCCGAAGGACAAATTCAAGCAGGTGAACCTGTCGCTTGCCGAAGCGCTGAAGATCCCCGGCCTCGTGCTCACCTGGGAGAAGACCTCCACCCGCCTCGGCAGCATCTACGGCCATACCGCCATTACCTCGGGCGACGGCCGCAGTTCCTACAGCGACTTCGTGGAGAGCAACACCCTGGGCGCGACCGGCCGCAGCGGCTTCAAGGTCTTCATGCCGATCTAG
- a CDS encoding dihydrodipicolinate synthase family protein, whose protein sequence is MELAGSSGRSIRHGLATGPLVIWKPAPLTAGRVPTLVGVSSLTTERTVHHARFAERAGATAVMIIPTSYWKLTDAEIVRHFDTVAKAISLPIALYNNPATGGIDLSPEVISKVLEIPNVTMVKESTGDVNRMHRLVQFADESVAFYNGSNPLALAAFVAGARGWCTAAPHLIPALNVHLYEAIERKELDLARALFYRQLPLLQFIVKHGLPRALSAGLELTGTQVGPLRTPLLPLEAPQVEELRRILVKLEVLRA, encoded by the coding sequence GTGGAGCTGGCGGGCTCCAGCGGCAGATCCATCCGCCACGGCCTTGCAACTGGACCCCTGGTCATATGGAAACCGGCTCCTCTCACCGCCGGGCGCGTCCCCACACTGGTGGGCGTCTCGAGCCTCACGACAGAGCGGACGGTCCACCATGCCCGCTTCGCCGAGCGCGCTGGGGCCACGGCGGTGATGATCATCCCGACGAGCTACTGGAAGCTGACGGACGCGGAGATCGTCCGCCACTTCGACACCGTGGCGAAGGCCATCTCCCTCCCGATCGCGCTGTACAACAACCCAGCAACCGGAGGAATCGACTTGTCCCCGGAGGTCATCTCGAAGGTTCTTGAGATCCCCAACGTCACCATGGTGAAGGAGAGCACGGGGGATGTGAACCGGATGCACCGTCTGGTGCAGTTCGCCGATGAGTCGGTGGCCTTCTACAACGGCAGCAACCCGCTCGCGCTCGCGGCCTTCGTCGCCGGGGCTCGTGGGTGGTGTACGGCGGCTCCCCACCTCATCCCGGCGCTGAACGTCCATCTGTACGAGGCGATCGAGCGGAAGGAGCTCGACCTGGCACGTGCGCTCTTCTACCGCCAGCTTCCCCTGCTGCAGTTCATCGTGAAGCACGGCCTGCCTCGAGCCCTCTCGGCAGGACTCGAGCTCACCGGGACACAGGTGGGACCGCTGCGCACACCCTTGCTCCCCCTGGAGGCTCCGCAGGTCGAGGAATTGCGGAGGATCCTCGTCAAGCTCGAAGTGCTTCGCGCGTAG
- a CDS encoding GntR family transcriptional regulator, with protein MDLPLEPASSTPLYRQIVQAVARDIRRGRLRPGEALPGTRTLAEELSITRKVVVTALDELVAQG; from the coding sequence ATGGATCTGCCGCTGGAGCCCGCCAGCTCCACGCCGCTCTACCGCCAGATCGTCCAGGCCGTTGCCCGCGACATCCGCCGAGGAAGGCTGCGCCCGGGAGAGGCTCTGCCCGGTACTCGCACGCTCGCGGAGGAGCTGAGCATCACGCGCAAGGTGGTTGTCACCGCGCTCGATGAACTCGTCGCCCAGGGATGA